A section of the Sebastes fasciatus isolate fSebFas1 chromosome 21, fSebFas1.pri, whole genome shotgun sequence genome encodes:
- the pde7a gene encoding high affinity 3',5'-cyclic-AMP phosphodiesterase 7A isoform X5, with protein MLGDVRVRSQVGFEPERRSSHPYLCIDFRTLHTPLGYGSTSASSTPERRVHRLLSFQRYLHSSRMLRGVPQQIPLHILDEDYTGQARCMLEKVGNWNFDIFLFDKLTNGNSLITLTFHLLNQYGLVELFQLDMVKLWRFLVMVQEDYHSDNPYHNAIHAADVTQAMYCYMQEPKLAKSLTSCDIILGILAAATHDLDHPGVNQPFLIKTDHYLATLYRNTSVLENHHWKSAVGLLRETGLFSHLPAEDSLNMERELGSLILATDISRQNDYLSRFRRHLNQENLCLSNGSHRHFILQMALKCADICNPCRPWEMSKQWSEKVTEEFFQQGDIEKKHKLEVSPLYDREINTVGNIQMGFMTYVAEPLFAEWTRFSDTRLSQTMLGHMGLNKASWGALQQEQTSVSKEAEPSSAGTDTENGAAAAARRDSDTATAAGGTSSKEIPQGSRES; from the exons GAGATGTGAGAGTGAGAAGTCAGGTTGGATTTGAACCGGAACGAAGAAGCTCCCACCCATACCTGTGCATCGACTTCCGAACTCTTCACA cacCGCTGGGCTATGGCTCCACGTCAGCGAGCTCTACTCCTGAAAGGAGGGTCCACAGACTGCTCAGCTTTCAGAGGTACCTGCACTCATCTCGTATGCTGCGGGGCGTCCCCCAGCAGATCCCCCTCCACATCCTGGATGAAGACTACACTGGACAGGCCAGA TGCATGCTGGAAAAAGTCGGAAACTGGAATTTTGACATTTTCCTCTTCGATAAGTTGACAAACG GAAACAGCCTGATCACCCTGACCTTCCACCTGCTGAACCAGTATGGCCTGGTGGAGCTCTTCCAGCTGGACATGGTCAAACTCTGGAGGTTCCTAGTCATGGTCCAGGAGGACTACCACAGCGACAACCCCTACCACAACGCTATCCACGCTGCGGATGTCACGCAGGCCATGTACTGCTACATGCAGGAACCCAAG CTCGCCAAGTCTCTGACCTCCTGTGACATCATACTGGGAATCCTAGCAGCCGCCACACATGACCTAGACCATCCTGGGGTCAACCAGCCTTTCCTCATCAAGACTGACCACTATCTAGCTACACTCTATAGG AATACCTCAGTTCTGGAAAACCACCACTGGAAGTCAGCAGTGGGCCTGCTCAGAGAGACGGGGCTGTTTTCCCATCTGCCTGCTGAGGACAG CCTGAACATGGAGAGGGAGTTGGGCTCCTTGATCCTGGCCACGGACATCAGCAGACAGAATGACTACCTGTCAAGGTTTCGCAGACACCTGAACCAGGAGAACCTGTGCTTGAGCAACGGCAGCCACCGTCACTTCATCCTGCAG ATGGCTCTGAAGTGTGCGGACATCTGTAACCCCTGCAGACCCTGGGAGATGAGCAAACAGTGGAGTGAGAAAGTGACTGAGGAGTTCTTCCAGCAAG GAGATATTGAGAAGAAGCACAAACTTGAAGtcagcccactttatgacagaGAGATCAACACAGTTGGCAACATTCAAATGG GCTTCATGACATACGTGGCGGAGCCGCTGTTTGCAGAGTGGACCCGTTTCTCCGACACACGTCTGTCCCAGACCATGCTGGGCCACATGGGGCTGAACAAGGCCAGCTGGGGCGCCCTACAGCAGGAACAAACCTCCGTCTCCAAGGAGGCGGAGCCCAGCTCAGCCGGCACCGACACCGAAAAcggcgccgccgccgccgctcgaAGAGACAGCGACACAGCTACAGCCGCAGGAGGAACCAGCTCCAAAGAAATACCTCAGGGAAGCAGAGAATCCTGA
- the pde7a gene encoding high affinity 3',5'-cyclic-AMP phosphodiesterase 7A isoform X7, producing MLAPLGYGSTSASSTPERRVHRLLSFQRYLHSSRMLRGVPQQIPLHILDEDYTGQARCMLEKVGNWNFDIFLFDKLTNGNSLITLTFHLLNQYGLVELFQLDMVKLWRFLVMVQEDYHSDNPYHNAIHAADVTQAMYCYMQEPKLAKSLTSCDIILGILAAATHDLDHPGVNQPFLIKTDHYLATLYRNTSVLENHHWKSAVGLLRETGLFSHLPAEDSLNMERELGSLILATDISRQNDYLSRFRRHLNQENLCLSNGSHRHFILQMALKCADICNPCRPWEMSKQWSEKVTEEFFQQGDIEKKHKLEVSPLYDREINTVGNIQMGFMTYVAEPLFAEWTRFSDTRLSQTMLGHMGLNKASWGALQQEQTSVSKEAEPSSAGTDTENGAAAAARRDSDTATAAGGTSSKEIPQGSRES from the exons cacCGCTGGGCTATGGCTCCACGTCAGCGAGCTCTACTCCTGAAAGGAGGGTCCACAGACTGCTCAGCTTTCAGAGGTACCTGCACTCATCTCGTATGCTGCGGGGCGTCCCCCAGCAGATCCCCCTCCACATCCTGGATGAAGACTACACTGGACAGGCCAGA TGCATGCTGGAAAAAGTCGGAAACTGGAATTTTGACATTTTCCTCTTCGATAAGTTGACAAACG GAAACAGCCTGATCACCCTGACCTTCCACCTGCTGAACCAGTATGGCCTGGTGGAGCTCTTCCAGCTGGACATGGTCAAACTCTGGAGGTTCCTAGTCATGGTCCAGGAGGACTACCACAGCGACAACCCCTACCACAACGCTATCCACGCTGCGGATGTCACGCAGGCCATGTACTGCTACATGCAGGAACCCAAG CTCGCCAAGTCTCTGACCTCCTGTGACATCATACTGGGAATCCTAGCAGCCGCCACACATGACCTAGACCATCCTGGGGTCAACCAGCCTTTCCTCATCAAGACTGACCACTATCTAGCTACACTCTATAGG AATACCTCAGTTCTGGAAAACCACCACTGGAAGTCAGCAGTGGGCCTGCTCAGAGAGACGGGGCTGTTTTCCCATCTGCCTGCTGAGGACAG CCTGAACATGGAGAGGGAGTTGGGCTCCTTGATCCTGGCCACGGACATCAGCAGACAGAATGACTACCTGTCAAGGTTTCGCAGACACCTGAACCAGGAGAACCTGTGCTTGAGCAACGGCAGCCACCGTCACTTCATCCTGCAG ATGGCTCTGAAGTGTGCGGACATCTGTAACCCCTGCAGACCCTGGGAGATGAGCAAACAGTGGAGTGAGAAAGTGACTGAGGAGTTCTTCCAGCAAG GAGATATTGAGAAGAAGCACAAACTTGAAGtcagcccactttatgacagaGAGATCAACACAGTTGGCAACATTCAAATGG GCTTCATGACATACGTGGCGGAGCCGCTGTTTGCAGAGTGGACCCGTTTCTCCGACACACGTCTGTCCCAGACCATGCTGGGCCACATGGGGCTGAACAAGGCCAGCTGGGGCGCCCTACAGCAGGAACAAACCTCCGTCTCCAAGGAGGCGGAGCCCAGCTCAGCCGGCACCGACACCGAAAAcggcgccgccgccgccgctcgaAGAGACAGCGACACAGCTACAGCCGCAGGAGGAACCAGCTCCAAAGAAATACCTCAGGGAAGCAGAGAATCCTGA
- the pde7a gene encoding high affinity 3',5'-cyclic-AMP phosphodiesterase 7A isoform X6 translates to MLDVRVRSQVGFEPERRSSHPYLCIDFRTLHTPLGYGSTSASSTPERRVHRLLSFQRYLHSSRMLRGVPQQIPLHILDEDYTGQARCMLEKVGNWNFDIFLFDKLTNGNSLITLTFHLLNQYGLVELFQLDMVKLWRFLVMVQEDYHSDNPYHNAIHAADVTQAMYCYMQEPKLAKSLTSCDIILGILAAATHDLDHPGVNQPFLIKTDHYLATLYRNTSVLENHHWKSAVGLLRETGLFSHLPAEDSLNMERELGSLILATDISRQNDYLSRFRRHLNQENLCLSNGSHRHFILQMALKCADICNPCRPWEMSKQWSEKVTEEFFQQGDIEKKHKLEVSPLYDREINTVGNIQMGFMTYVAEPLFAEWTRFSDTRLSQTMLGHMGLNKASWGALQQEQTSVSKEAEPSSAGTDTENGAAAAARRDSDTATAAGGTSSKEIPQGSRES, encoded by the exons ATGTGAGAGTGAGAAGTCAGGTTGGATTTGAACCGGAACGAAGAAGCTCCCACCCATACCTGTGCATCGACTTCCGAACTCTTCACA cacCGCTGGGCTATGGCTCCACGTCAGCGAGCTCTACTCCTGAAAGGAGGGTCCACAGACTGCTCAGCTTTCAGAGGTACCTGCACTCATCTCGTATGCTGCGGGGCGTCCCCCAGCAGATCCCCCTCCACATCCTGGATGAAGACTACACTGGACAGGCCAGA TGCATGCTGGAAAAAGTCGGAAACTGGAATTTTGACATTTTCCTCTTCGATAAGTTGACAAACG GAAACAGCCTGATCACCCTGACCTTCCACCTGCTGAACCAGTATGGCCTGGTGGAGCTCTTCCAGCTGGACATGGTCAAACTCTGGAGGTTCCTAGTCATGGTCCAGGAGGACTACCACAGCGACAACCCCTACCACAACGCTATCCACGCTGCGGATGTCACGCAGGCCATGTACTGCTACATGCAGGAACCCAAG CTCGCCAAGTCTCTGACCTCCTGTGACATCATACTGGGAATCCTAGCAGCCGCCACACATGACCTAGACCATCCTGGGGTCAACCAGCCTTTCCTCATCAAGACTGACCACTATCTAGCTACACTCTATAGG AATACCTCAGTTCTGGAAAACCACCACTGGAAGTCAGCAGTGGGCCTGCTCAGAGAGACGGGGCTGTTTTCCCATCTGCCTGCTGAGGACAG CCTGAACATGGAGAGGGAGTTGGGCTCCTTGATCCTGGCCACGGACATCAGCAGACAGAATGACTACCTGTCAAGGTTTCGCAGACACCTGAACCAGGAGAACCTGTGCTTGAGCAACGGCAGCCACCGTCACTTCATCCTGCAG ATGGCTCTGAAGTGTGCGGACATCTGTAACCCCTGCAGACCCTGGGAGATGAGCAAACAGTGGAGTGAGAAAGTGACTGAGGAGTTCTTCCAGCAAG GAGATATTGAGAAGAAGCACAAACTTGAAGtcagcccactttatgacagaGAGATCAACACAGTTGGCAACATTCAAATGG GCTTCATGACATACGTGGCGGAGCCGCTGTTTGCAGAGTGGACCCGTTTCTCCGACACACGTCTGTCCCAGACCATGCTGGGCCACATGGGGCTGAACAAGGCCAGCTGGGGCGCCCTACAGCAGGAACAAACCTCCGTCTCCAAGGAGGCGGAGCCCAGCTCAGCCGGCACCGACACCGAAAAcggcgccgccgccgccgctcgaAGAGACAGCGACACAGCTACAGCCGCAGGAGGAACCAGCTCCAAAGAAATACCTCAGGGAAGCAGAGAATCCTGA